The Microscilla marina ATCC 23134 region ATCCGACATTGTACCATTAAGGTAAGCAGCAATTTGATCTTTTGCATAAAAAGGATGTTTTTCCATAGGTTGATGATTAAATTTACTTCTTCGTTCCATTACAGGTTACTATTAAACATCGCCGTCTCTCACAATCATTTTGATCTTTTTTTGAGCCCTTTCTTTAATTTTTCGATAAGAAGCTACGTTCAATTTTTTACCAAACTTCTTTTTATAATCGCCTGCGATCAGGTCCACAATTTTATCTTGCTTGTGAACTTCTTCGTATTGCATAGCCGCTCTTATAATGAAAGCTTGTTGATCGTTTAAGTAAGCCAGTATTATTTTAATATCTTTGCTTAAAAATAGTTCGTAGGTCTCATCAGGGTGAATAGTAGGGGCATACTCGTTACTTACAGAGTGATTTGCCATCATTCTGTTCTGGCGCCTATAATGATAAAAAGCCTTATTTTTGGCTATAGTAAACATCAAAGCACGTACTTCTTCTTGTGAGGATACTTTTTCGTGGTATTTAGCAAAAAAATTCTCCCATGATTCTTGCAATACGTCTTCAATATCTTTGTTTATATCAGTATATCCCCAGAATGTTCCCAGTATTTTTTTGATAAAAGGATAAAGTTCCTTATTCACTTCTTTGATGAAATCTTCTCCGAACATCTATCTTCTTATTGAACCTTTACTAATACAATGCATACAAGAGGTAAAAATGACATGTCAATGTTTTTTTTTCATCATTTCGTACAATACACTCATAGAATGTGCCTAAGGAACGGTGCAAAATCATCTCTATCTATTCCTAAATGCCTGATCATTCGTCAAAAGTTAGGGGGTACTATGGATTACCACCCTGTCATTATCTTAAACTTATCAATGCCTGATAAATCAGTTGTTAAACTCAAATATATACTATGTTGATCTTTAACGGATTTTTTGATGGAAGGAACATGCCAAGCCACGATTTTGTAAAATTAAGGTGTACCTCACTGTTCAATGTATAATTTTAATGGCTAAATATTTAATTATCGGGTAATTCAGCACATCCCATTATTTTGCTACTTGTCTTGCCCGCATATAGCGATTAGTATAAAAATACTAATTATATTGTGTTATATAGATATTGCTTATAACTTTGACAATATCCATTGCAGGAAAAGATTTAGGAAGATGAAAGAAAGCAAAAAGAAAATTATCCAGACGGCAATAGATTTATTCAACCAACACGGCGTGGGCAATGTACGCGTGCACGACATAGCGGCGGCTGCCCATATAAGCCCAGGTAACCTTACTTATCACTTCTCTACCAAAAAAGCGTTGATGGAGGCAGTGTATGACTATATGAAACAATGCCTGGAGGGAATGACCCTCGAAAACAGTCACCTGGAGGTAGCTTTTGACGCCTTGAGTATTACCCGTGATTATTTAAGGTTTCAAATTCAATTCCGTTTTTTTTACCGCGATACGCTGGAAATAATGAAGTTGTTTCCTGACATAAGACAAGC contains the following coding sequences:
- a CDS encoding TetR/AcrR family transcriptional regulator; the protein is MKESKKKIIQTAIDLFNQHGVGNVRVHDIAAAAHISPGNLTYHFSTKKALMEAVYDYMKQCLEGMTLENSHLEVAFDALSITRDYLRFQIQFRFFYRDTLEIMKLFPDIRQAYKKRIQNVISFNRNVIDLAVEQGYMRTESHQGQYDILARNAWAVLNSWLIESEIMNTDVQEGIRASLELHYPHFTPKGQTFYYKMIDLLPGLVAAESDIKSSFEDDE
- a CDS encoding RNA polymerase sigma factor, translating into MFGEDFIKEVNKELYPFIKKILGTFWGYTDINKDIEDVLQESWENFFAKYHEKVSSQEEVRALMFTIAKNKAFYHYRRQNRMMANHSVSNEYAPTIHPDETYELFLSKDIKIILAYLNDQQAFIIRAAMQYEEVHKQDKIVDLIAGDYKKKFGKKLNVASYRKIKERAQKKIKMIVRDGDV